Proteins co-encoded in one Thamnophis elegans isolate rThaEle1 chromosome 1, rThaEle1.pri, whole genome shotgun sequence genomic window:
- the TBPL2 gene encoding TATA box-binding protein-like protein 2, protein MFSAPLFLKDDLPSNSPQMYSPMSPFESDLPISVIPSTLFTPQPDQGKDFSSVDLSFLPDDFGLDDKHESSNNNMLEDYQGPQLGIQDSGIFSEDNGRSQQRDENAIQPSSDFSGTCSSMAPITPMTPVTPTPEASGIVPQLQNIVATVNLACKLDLKNIALQARNAEYNPKRFAAVIMRIREPRTTALIFSSGKMVCTGAKSEDQSRLAARKYARVVQKLGFPAKFLDFKIQNMVGSCDVRFPIRLEGLVLTHQQFSSYEPELFPGLIYRMVKPRIVLLIFVSGKVVLTGAKDRSEIYEAFENIYPILKGFKKVT, encoded by the exons ATGTTTTCTGCTCCTCTATTTTTGAAGGATGATCTTCCATCAAATAGCCCTCAAATGTATTCTCCCATGAGTCCCTTTGAATCAGATTTGCCTATTTCTGTCATTCCAAGCACATTGTTTACTCCTCAGCCTGACCAAGGCAAAGACTTCTCTTCAGTAGATCTTAGCTTCCTGCCAGATGATTTTGGACTAGATGACAAACATGagagcagcaacaacaacatgcTGGAAGACTATCAAGGCCCGCAGCTGGGAATACAAGACAGTGGAATCTTCTCAGAGGACAATGGGAGGtcgcaacagagggatgaaaatGCAATTCAGCCATCGTCTGATTTTTCTGGGACATGTTCCTCCATGGCCCCCATAACCCCCATGACTCCTGTGACCCCTACTCCAGAAGCTTCTGGCATTGTCCCACAGTTACA GAATATAGTAGCCACTGTAAATTTGGCTTGCAAATTGGACCTAAAGAATATAGCCCTTCAGGCCAGAAATGCAGAATATAATCCGAAG AGATTTGCTGCTGTAATTATGAGAATTAGAGAACCAAGAACAACTGCCCTTATATTTAGTTCTGGTAAAATGGTGTGCACAGGAGCCAAAAG TGAAGATCAGTCACGACTGGCAGCCAGAAAATATGCTCGCGTGGTACAGAAGCTCggttttcctgcaaaattcctggATTTCAAAATACAGAACATGGTGGGCAGCTGTGATGTGAGATTTCCCATCCGCTTAGAAGGATTAGTTCTAACTCATCAACAGTTCAGCAG TTATGAACCAGAGCTGTTTCCTGGGCTTATCTACAGAATGGTCAAACCAAGAATTGTACTGCTTATTTTTGTGTCTGGAAAAGTTGTTTTAACTG GTGCCAAAGACCGTTCTGAAATATATGAAGCATTTGAAAATATATATCCAATTTTAAAAGGTTTCAAGAAAGTCACTTAG